A region from the Clostridium beijerinckii genome encodes:
- a CDS encoding haloacid dehalogenase, whose translation MRFLASDLDGTLVRNNKVIDKDLKALKRLKELGHKVIVSTGRSLKGVKDILSEYPFEYDYLVMCNGGLIIDKENKIIHEKVIPNKIQNKIITDFYNMGDSLIYYDDGNDTYMIENESVDISNVDADFFNHFSYKITLEHALSNTMDSQIMSIFNVSQSIEKSEFIRDNLLEKYSKHIEAFRNQCFVDIVPKYCSKGNAIMRILEEENKGTEMLYAVGDSLNDVSMFNITKNSYTFNSAEEVVKPHADNLVDYVYEVVEDMLR comes from the coding sequence ATGAGGTTTTTAGCAAGTGATTTAGATGGAACTTTAGTTAGAAATAATAAAGTTATAGATAAAGATCTAAAAGCATTAAAGAGATTGAAGGAACTAGGGCATAAAGTAATAGTATCAACGGGCAGAAGTTTAAAAGGTGTAAAAGATATTTTAAGCGAATATCCTTTTGAGTACGACTACTTGGTTATGTGTAATGGTGGATTAATAATAGACAAGGAAAATAAAATAATACATGAAAAAGTAATACCTAATAAAATACAAAATAAAATAATTACCGATTTCTATAACATGGGAGATTCATTAATATATTATGATGATGGAAATGATACATATATGATAGAAAATGAATCAGTGGATATATCAAATGTAGATGCAGATTTCTTTAATCATTTTTCATATAAAATTACATTGGAGCATGCACTAAGTAACACTATGGATTCACAGATTATGAGTATTTTTAATGTATCACAATCAATAGAAAAATCAGAATTTATAAGAGATAATTTGTTGGAAAAATACAGTAAGCATATAGAAGCATTTAGGAATCAATGTTTTGTGGATATAGTACCTAAATATTGTTCAAAAGGAAATGCCATTATGAGAATATTAGAAGAGGAGAATAAGGGAACAGAAATGTTGTATGCAGTAGGAGATTCTTTAAATGATGTATCAATGTTCAATATTACAAAAAATAGTTATACATTTAATTCAGCAGAAGAAGTAGTAAAGCCACATGCTGATAATCTTGTTGATTACGTTTATGAAGTTGTAGAAGATATGTTAAGATAG
- a CDS encoding hemolysin, which produces MEKYLREPINGLTHCIGAVLSLFALIAMLVKAYITESSAITFGSVLFLGVSMILLYSASTTYHWVKASDKVIKMLKRLDHSMIFILITGSYAPFCLVALNGKIGTNLFLAVTICSVIGIGFKLCWVTCPRWLSSAMYIGIGWFAIAAIYPISKVLPVAGLVWFVLGGVMYTIGGVIYALKTEKRIWLFGRHEIFHVFIMLGTLCHFICVFSYII; this is translated from the coding sequence ATGGAGAAATATTTAAGAGAACCTATTAATGGATTAACTCATTGTATTGGTGCAGTATTGTCATTATTTGCTTTGATTGCTATGTTAGTTAAAGCATATATAACAGAAAGTTCTGCAATAACATTTGGATCAGTATTATTTTTGGGAGTAAGTATGATTTTATTATACAGTGCATCAACAACATATCATTGGGTAAAAGCTAGTGATAAAGTAATAAAAATGCTAAAAAGATTAGATCATTCAATGATATTTATTTTAATTACAGGATCATATGCTCCATTCTGTTTAGTGGCATTAAACGGGAAAATAGGGACGAATTTATTTTTAGCTGTAACAATATGTTCAGTTATAGGAATAGGATTCAAATTGTGTTGGGTAACTTGTCCTAGGTGGTTAAGTAGTGCAATGTATATAGGAATTGGTTGGTTTGCAATAGCTGCAATATATCCAATATCGAAAGTTTTACCAGTAGCAGGGTTAGTATGGTTCGTTTTAGGTGGAGTAATGTATACAATAGGTGGAGTAATATATGCATTGAAAACAGAAAAAAGGATATGGCTATTTGGAAGACATGAGATATTTCATGTGTTCATTATGCTAGGTACATTGTGTCACTTTATTTGTGTATTTTCATATATAATTTAA
- a CDS encoding glutamate-5-semialdehyde dehydrogenase codes for MNELLGKNYLVDMGQNSKEASYELGIASTKEKDDALIFMAEELIDAKEEIIKANELDLGVAKSKGTSIAMLDRLALSDERIEGMADGLKDVVKLQDPIGEVISMWQRPNGLQIGQRRVPIGVVGIIYEARPNVTCDAAALCLKTGNAVILRGGSEAINSNKAIVKALIKGIERAGLPKYSVQLVEDTSREIATEMMKLNEFIDVLIPRGGAGLIQSVLKNATIPVIETGTGNCHIYIDENCDFEMAKNIAVNAKASRPSVCNSAEKLLVNEKIAKDFLPIAIKALRENGVSVKGDEASQAIINDIEKANEEDWGKEYLDYIMAVKIVKDVDEAITHINKYGTGHSEAIITESYKNSQKFLQRVDAAAVYVNASTRFTDGSEFGFGAEIGISTQKLHARGPMGLKELTTIKYIIYGNGQIR; via the coding sequence ATGAATGAATTATTAGGAAAAAATTATTTGGTAGATATGGGGCAAAACTCAAAAGAAGCATCTTATGAATTAGGTATTGCATCAACAAAGGAAAAAGATGATGCACTGATTTTTATGGCTGAAGAATTGATTGATGCAAAGGAAGAAATAATTAAAGCTAACGAACTAGATTTAGGAGTTGCTAAATCAAAAGGTACATCAATAGCTATGTTAGATAGATTAGCACTAAGTGATGAGAGAATTGAAGGAATGGCTGATGGACTTAAAGATGTTGTTAAACTTCAAGATCCAATTGGTGAAGTAATTTCGATGTGGCAAAGGCCAAATGGATTACAAATAGGACAAAGGAGAGTGCCAATTGGAGTTGTAGGAATAATTTATGAAGCAAGACCTAATGTAACGTGTGATGCAGCAGCACTTTGTTTAAAGACAGGAAATGCTGTTATATTAAGAGGTGGTAGTGAAGCTATTAATTCGAATAAAGCTATAGTTAAGGCTTTAATTAAGGGGATTGAAAGAGCTGGATTACCTAAATATTCAGTTCAACTTGTAGAAGATACAAGTAGGGAAATTGCAACTGAGATGATGAAATTAAATGAATTTATAGATGTTCTTATTCCAAGGGGAGGAGCCGGGTTAATTCAATCAGTTCTTAAAAATGCTACTATTCCAGTTATAGAAACAGGTACTGGTAACTGTCATATATATATAGATGAAAACTGTGATTTTGAAATGGCAAAGAATATTGCTGTTAATGCAAAGGCATCAAGGCCTTCAGTTTGTAATTCAGCTGAAAAGCTTCTAGTAAATGAAAAAATAGCTAAGGACTTTTTACCAATAGCAATTAAGGCTTTAAGAGAAAATGGAGTTTCAGTTAAAGGTGATGAAGCATCACAAGCTATAATAAATGATATTGAAAAAGCTAATGAAGAGGATTGGGGAAAAGAATATTTGGATTATATCATGGCAGTAAAAATAGTTAAGGATGTAGATGAAGCAATTACTCATATAAATAAATATGGAACAGGGCATTCAGAAGCTATCATTACAGAAAGTTATAAAAATTCTCAAAAGTTTCTTCAAAGAGTAGATGCAGCAGCAGTTTATGTTAATGCTTCAACAAGATTTACAGATGGTTCTGAATTTGGATTTGGAGCTGAAATAGGAATAAGCACTCAAAAGTTACATGCTAGAGGTCCAATGGGACTTAAGGAATTAACAACAATAAAATATATTATTTATGGAAATGGACAAATAAGATAG
- the feoB gene encoding ferrous iron transport protein B, with product MGLTKGSMGIKIIESGDKDKKYDFTIGLAGNPNVGKSTVFNTLTGLNQHTGNWPGKTVTNAEGLYEHNDKKIRIIDLPGTYSLLSDSEEEEIARDYICFENPDVVVIVADATSLERNLNLFIQISEITDNIILCVNLMDEANKRGISINEGELSNILNIKVIKTSATDKVGFSELKDAINEIVINNQNKVRTITYSEDIEFAIKSVEELLKDFIMDNKKKRWISLRLLEGNKKIKAKIKMKFNIDEIILQKISEIAIKTEKHMNNKCIGDELVEQIIKRAEEVTKAVVKNKTKYDDFSKKVDKVLVSRMTGIPVMILLLILILWTTITLANYPSQVLSYMFEEIGLWLKDLLQSVILPKWIEGILMDGVYATLTWVISVMLPPMAIFFPMFTLLEDLGYLPRIAFNLDKCFRKCSSCGKQALTMCMGLGCNAAGVIGCRIINSPKERFIAILTNVFMPCNGRFPMLITIATVFVGGMAGGFNGSLFSAIIVTTMIILGVFMTLISSKILAKTVLKGTPSHFILELPPYRKPQVGKILLRSLIDRTLFVLARAIAVAAPAGAIIWIFANVMIGDSSVLMYCTSFFDPFAKIIGIDGYIAVAFILGLPANEIVMPIMIMSYLKQSTMINIDGFDGLKEVLLANGWTTLTVINTMILCIMHFPCATTLLTIKKETDSIKWPVIAFILPTILGIGLCFLTTIVYRIVA from the coding sequence ATGGGGCTGACTAAAGGTTCTATGGGAATTAAAATAATAGAAAGCGGTGATAAAGATAAGAAATATGATTTTACAATTGGACTAGCAGGAAATCCAAATGTAGGTAAAAGTACTGTATTTAATACACTTACAGGACTTAACCAACATACAGGAAATTGGCCTGGTAAGACAGTAACTAATGCCGAAGGTTTATATGAGCACAATGACAAAAAAATAAGAATTATAGATTTACCGGGAACTTATTCCTTATTATCTGATTCTGAAGAAGAGGAAATAGCAAGAGATTATATTTGTTTTGAAAATCCAGATGTTGTAGTTATAGTAGCAGACGCAACATCTTTAGAAAGAAATTTAAATTTATTTATACAAATTTCAGAGATAACAGATAATATAATTTTATGTGTAAATTTAATGGATGAAGCTAATAAGAGGGGAATATCAATAAATGAAGGTGAATTAAGTAATATATTAAATATAAAAGTTATCAAAACATCAGCAACTGATAAAGTAGGATTTTCAGAATTAAAAGATGCAATTAATGAAATAGTTATTAATAATCAAAATAAAGTTAGAACTATAACTTATAGCGAGGATATTGAATTTGCAATAAAGAGCGTAGAGGAATTATTGAAAGATTTCATTATGGATAATAAGAAAAAAAGGTGGATTTCTTTAAGATTATTAGAAGGAAATAAGAAAATAAAAGCAAAAATTAAGATGAAATTTAATATAGATGAAATTATATTACAAAAGATTAGTGAAATAGCTATAAAGACAGAAAAACATATGAATAATAAATGCATTGGAGATGAATTAGTAGAACAAATAATTAAAAGAGCAGAAGAGGTAACTAAAGCAGTAGTTAAAAATAAAACTAAATATGATGATTTTAGTAAAAAGGTAGATAAAGTTCTAGTATCTAGAATGACAGGAATTCCGGTTATGATACTACTATTAATATTAATACTATGGACAACAATAACTCTTGCGAACTATCCATCTCAAGTTTTGAGTTATATGTTTGAAGAAATAGGCTTATGGTTGAAAGATTTATTGCAAAGTGTAATTTTACCTAAATGGATAGAAGGCATATTAATGGATGGTGTATATGCAACATTAACGTGGGTAATATCTGTAATGTTACCACCAATGGCAATTTTCTTTCCAATGTTTACATTACTTGAGGATTTAGGTTACTTGCCAAGAATAGCATTTAATTTAGATAAGTGCTTTAGAAAATGCTCTTCATGTGGAAAACAAGCACTAACAATGTGCATGGGGCTTGGCTGTAATGCAGCAGGGGTAATAGGCTGTAGGATAATAAATTCACCTAAAGAAAGATTTATAGCAATTTTAACAAATGTGTTCATGCCTTGTAATGGTAGGTTTCCTATGTTAATTACAATTGCTACAGTATTTGTTGGAGGAATGGCAGGTGGATTTAATGGAAGTCTCTTTTCAGCAATTATAGTAACCACAATGATTATTTTAGGTGTATTTATGACATTAATAAGCTCTAAGATATTAGCTAAAACTGTATTAAAAGGTACGCCATCACATTTTATTTTAGAATTACCTCCTTACAGAAAGCCTCAAGTAGGTAAAATATTACTCAGATCACTAATAGATAGAACATTATTCGTACTTGCAAGGGCAATTGCAGTTGCAGCGCCAGCTGGAGCAATTATTTGGATATTCGCAAATGTTATGATAGGCGATTCATCAGTATTAATGTATTGTACAAGTTTTTTTGATCCCTTTGCTAAGATTATAGGGATTGATGGTTATATAGCAGTAGCATTTATCTTAGGACTTCCAGCAAATGAGATTGTAATGCCAATTATGATAATGAGTTATTTAAAGCAATCAACAATGATAAATATAGATGGATTTGATGGCTTAAAAGAAGTACTTTTAGCTAATGGATGGACAACTCTTACTGTAATAAATACTATGATATTATGTATAATGCACTTTCCGTGTGCTACAACATTACTAACAATAAAAAAGGAAACAGATAGCATTAAATGGCCAGTTATAGCATTTATACTCCCAACAATACTAGGAATAGGACTTTGTTTTTTAACAACAATAGTATATAGAATTGTAGCTTGA
- a CDS encoding GNAT family N-acetyltransferase, with translation MNKWNIREFNKLTLKQLYEITRSRCEVFIQEQKIICEEELDGLDDKCIHVFLEENERVVAYCRIVPKGINHENISIGRVLVLNEFRKKGIAQEMLKETVEYIKSNFQENKIVLSSQLYAKSLYENVGFIVTSDIYEEAGIPHIEMHKLLIK, from the coding sequence ATGAATAAATGGAATATTAGGGAATTTAATAAATTAACATTGAAACAATTATATGAAATAACTAGAAGTCGATGCGAAGTATTTATCCAAGAGCAGAAGATTATATGTGAAGAAGAACTTGATGGATTAGATGATAAGTGTATACATGTATTTTTAGAAGAAAATGAAAGAGTAGTAGCCTATTGTAGGATAGTTCCAAAAGGAATAAATCATGAAAACATATCAATTGGAAGAGTATTGGTTTTAAATGAATTTAGAAAAAAAGGTATTGCCCAGGAAATGCTTAAGGAAACTGTTGAATATATTAAGTCAAATTTTCAAGAGAATAAGATTGTGTTATCTTCGCAGCTATATGCAAAATCATTATATGAAAATGTTGGATTTATTGTAACATCAGATATCTATGAGGAAGCTGGAATACCTCATATAGAGATGCATAAGTTGTTAATAAAATAA
- a CDS encoding ABC transporter ATP-binding protein gives MINVSNVSLRFGGRKLFEDVNLKFTPGNCYGVIGANGAGKSTFLKILSGEIEPNTGEVSIAANLRMSVLKQEHNKYDDFQVLETVIMGNERLYEIMKEKDEIYAKTDFSDADGIKASELEGEFAELNGWEAESEASSVLQGLGIGTDLHFKNVSELTGGEKVKVLLAQALFGNPGILILDEPTNGLDLKAVNWLEDFLGNFDGTVIVVSHDRHFLNSVCTQMADVDFAKIKIYVGNYDFWYESSQLAFQLSKDQNKKKEEKIKDLQDFIARFSANASKSKQATSRKKLLDKITLDDIQPSSRKYPFVGFKPEREVGNDILSVTDLSKTIDGVKVLDNVSFMVNKGDKIALIGNEIAVSTLFKILAGEMEPDSGEFKWGITITNSYFPNDNSKFFDDCNLSLVDWLRQYSEEKSESYIRGFLGRMLFSGEEALKEANVLSGGEKVRCMLSRMMLSNANVLMLDQPTNHLDLESITAVNNGLKDYSSNILFASHDHQFIQTIATRVIDIKDDGSIIDKTMTFDEYLEFSNSNK, from the coding sequence TTGATAAACGTATCAAATGTTAGTCTAAGATTTGGTGGACGTAAACTTTTTGAAGATGTCAACCTTAAATTTACTCCTGGAAATTGCTATGGAGTTATTGGTGCCAACGGTGCTGGAAAGAGTACATTCCTTAAAATACTGTCTGGAGAAATAGAACCTAATACTGGTGAAGTTTCGATTGCTGCTAACTTAAGAATGTCAGTGTTAAAGCAAGAACATAATAAATATGATGATTTTCAAGTTCTAGAAACTGTAATAATGGGTAATGAAAGACTATATGAAATAATGAAAGAAAAAGATGAAATATATGCAAAAACTGATTTTTCTGATGCAGATGGAATTAAAGCTTCTGAATTAGAAGGTGAATTTGCTGAACTTAATGGTTGGGAAGCTGAATCTGAAGCTTCTTCAGTTCTACAAGGATTAGGAATAGGAACAGATCTTCATTTTAAAAATGTATCAGAATTAACTGGAGGAGAAAAAGTTAAAGTTCTTTTAGCTCAAGCTCTATTTGGTAATCCTGGAATATTAATTCTAGATGAACCTACTAACGGCTTGGATTTAAAAGCTGTAAACTGGTTGGAAGACTTCTTAGGTAACTTTGATGGAACTGTTATAGTTGTATCCCATGATAGACATTTCTTAAATTCAGTTTGTACTCAAATGGCTGATGTTGACTTTGCAAAAATTAAGATTTATGTTGGTAACTATGATTTCTGGTATGAATCAAGTCAATTAGCTTTTCAATTATCAAAAGATCAAAACAAGAAAAAGGAAGAAAAAATTAAAGATTTACAAGACTTTATTGCAAGATTTAGTGCTAATGCTTCTAAATCTAAGCAAGCAACTTCTCGTAAAAAATTATTAGATAAAATTACTTTAGATGATATACAACCATCAAGCAGAAAATATCCTTTTGTAGGATTTAAACCTGAAAGAGAAGTTGGTAATGATATTTTATCAGTTACGGATTTATCTAAAACTATTGATGGAGTTAAAGTTTTAGACAATGTAAGTTTCATGGTTAATAAAGGAGATAAGATTGCTCTTATTGGTAATGAAATAGCTGTATCTACATTATTTAAAATATTAGCTGGCGAAATGGAACCAGATAGTGGCGAATTCAAATGGGGAATAACTATTACTAATTCTTACTTCCCAAATGACAATTCAAAATTCTTCGATGATTGTAACCTTTCTTTAGTAGATTGGCTTAGACAATATTCAGAAGAAAAGTCTGAAAGCTATATTAGAGGTTTCTTAGGTAGAATGTTATTCTCCGGAGAAGAAGCACTAAAAGAAGCTAATGTATTATCTGGAGGAGAAAAGGTTAGATGTATGTTATCTAGGATGATGCTTTCTAATGCTAATGTATTAATGTTAGATCAACCAACTAACCATCTTGACCTTGAATCAATAACAGCTGTAAATAATGGTTTAAAAGATTATAGCAGTAACATACTATTTGCTTCTCATGACCACCAATTCATCCAAACTATAGCAACTAGAGTTATAGATATTAAAGATGATGGTTCTATAATTGATAAAACTATGACATTTGATGAATACTTAGAATTCTCTAATTCTAATAAATAG
- a CDS encoding TetR/AcrR family transcriptional regulator — protein MNKTKNLIFESAIKVFSEAGYRGATMDDIAANAGLVKGTLYYHFASKEEIFNFIVEEGLQILQNQVSKVQYLNVGPIEKLVKICRIQLTFLYGYTNFFKVVMSQLWGSENRQNELRKKIKKYINEIEINIKVAMENDEIQKGDTELIAFQFFGSLCSSAIYESIYNERTNLESIIESTIKFTLKGLGINIETVN, from the coding sequence ATGAACAAAACAAAAAACTTGATATTTGAATCTGCAATAAAAGTATTTTCTGAAGCTGGATATAGAGGAGCTACAATGGATGATATAGCTGCAAATGCAGGACTTGTAAAAGGTACATTGTATTATCATTTTGCAAGTAAGGAAGAAATATTTAATTTTATTGTTGAAGAAGGACTTCAAATATTACAGAATCAAGTTAGTAAAGTTCAATATCTTAATGTAGGCCCAATTGAAAAATTGGTAAAAATATGTAGAATACAATTAACTTTTCTTTATGGATATACAAATTTTTTTAAAGTAGTAATGAGTCAACTATGGGGAAGTGAAAATAGACAAAATGAATTACGTAAAAAAATAAAAAAGTATATAAATGAAATTGAAATTAATATAAAAGTTGCAATGGAAAATGATGAAATCCAAAAAGGTGATACGGAACTTATAGCATTTCAATTCTTTGGGTCACTATGTTCATCTGCAATATATGAATCAATTTATAATGAAAGAACAAATTTAGAAAGTATTATTGAGAGTACAATAAAATTTACATTAAAGGGATTAGGAATAAATATTGAAACCGTAAATTAA
- the mgsA gene encoding methylglyoxal synthase, translating into MKIALIAHDKKKQEIIEFAKKHKEILAKYDLVATGTTGKMISEATGLEVKRYLSGPYGGDQQLGGRIAEGQIDLVIFFTDPLTSQPHEPDVSALLRVCNVHNVAVVTNIKTAELIIDKF; encoded by the coding sequence ATGAAAATTGCTTTAATAGCTCATGATAAAAAGAAACAAGAAATTATTGAATTTGCAAAAAAGCATAAGGAAATATTAGCTAAGTATGATTTAGTTGCTACTGGAACAACAGGAAAGATGATATCAGAAGCAACTGGGCTTGAGGTTAAGAGATATTTATCTGGGCCATATGGAGGAGATCAACAGTTAGGTGGGCGTATTGCTGAAGGTCAGATTGATTTAGTAATATTTTTTACAGATCCACTAACTTCACAACCTCATGAACCTGATGTATCAGCATTACTTAGAGTGTGTAATGTACATAATGTAGCAGTTGTTACTAATATAAAAACAGCAGAGCTTATAATAGACAAATTTTAA
- the proB gene encoding glutamate 5-kinase: MGFRQRLKDANRIVVKVGTSTLTYDNGNINLSRIEKLTRVLSDIVNSGKQVTLVTSGAIGVGVNKLKLKEKPQSIREKQAVASVGQCELMHIYSKFFGEYSHIVGQVLLTRDVVEDDHIRENVCNTFETLLEKKIIPIVNENDTVAIDEIENIVRFGDNDNLSAIVASLINADLLIILSDIDGFYDSDPRSNDEAKLLKEVRDITPELEECAGGAGSKLGTGGMITKITAAKKATKAGVDMVLANGSEPSILLEILSGEEIGTLFLSSVKK, translated from the coding sequence ATGGGCTTTCGTCAAAGATTAAAAGATGCCAACAGAATAGTTGTAAAGGTTGGTACATCGACATTAACTTATGATAATGGAAATATTAATTTAAGTAGAATTGAAAAATTAACAAGGGTTCTATCTGATATAGTTAATTCAGGTAAACAAGTTACTCTTGTAACATCAGGTGCAATTGGTGTTGGTGTGAATAAATTGAAATTAAAAGAAAAGCCCCAAAGTATAAGAGAAAAGCAAGCAGTAGCATCAGTTGGACAATGTGAATTGATGCATATATATAGTAAATTCTTTGGAGAATATAGTCACATAGTAGGTCAAGTTTTACTTACTAGGGATGTAGTAGAAGATGATCATATTAGGGAAAATGTGTGTAACACATTTGAAACCTTATTGGAGAAGAAAATAATCCCAATAGTAAATGAAAATGATACAGTTGCAATAGATGAAATAGAGAATATAGTTAGATTTGGAGACAATGACAATCTATCAGCTATAGTAGCATCATTAATTAATGCAGATTTGCTAATAATATTATCTGATATAGATGGATTTTATGATTCAGATCCGAGAAGCAATGATGAAGCAAAATTATTAAAAGAAGTTAGGGATATAACACCTGAATTAGAAGAATGTGCTGGAGGGGCTGGCTCCAAATTAGGTACTGGTGGAATGATTACAAAAATAACAGCAGCTAAAAAAGCGACCAAAGCAGGGGTAGATATGGTTTTGGCTAATGGTAGTGAACCAAGTATATTATTAGAGATTTTAAGTGGTGAAGAAATAGGAACTTTATTTTTATCATCTGTAAAAAAATAG